A part of Cataglyphis hispanica isolate Lineage 1 chromosome 7, ULB_Chis1_1.0, whole genome shotgun sequence genomic DNA contains:
- the LOC126851178 gene encoding replication protein A 70 kDa DNA-binding subunit-like has product MYNLTEGALDKIMNGIDVKKPVLQILGYKKIPKSINTDDRYRLLLSDGHRLNSFSILITQLNNLITNNTLTEYSVCKILNYALTSVNNNGKERRIMLVLDIEVLVPGSKVGCKIGNPIKTDGKSEPECVTTSNTSTSTSCQTNDTIKKDILNHHTSYNMPTIPIAILSPYQNRWVIKARVTNKSEIKTWSNSRGQGKLFSMDLIDESSEIRCTAFNNVCDKFYDLIKTGNIYYISRCILKTANKQYSTLKNDYEMAMTDDTYLLLCHENSDTIPMQQFNFCPINWVKNKEQNDMIDVLGVVTTFSDVQHVVQRTTGRELVKRDVYIVDDSGAMICVTLWAKQAEDFDGYNNPILAIKGARVGEFNGGKNLSLINSSTLVKDPNISEAHNLRKWYTSAGHLENVKSLSKPSGGDFNMPLYTFQEATKARLGERLDLVDSYKVVATINLIRVENSIYKACPIDICKKKLIDQSTGIFRCEKCNKDYPNFVYRLLANMNIADLTGNRWIIAFNDDAEKILGMSAQELGKLKENDNDAYMQKLNEANFKRFMFTLRVKSEVFQDEMRMKHTCASIAPLNYKTHVTHLIDKISRLIHINKLESD; this is encoded by the exons atGTATAATCTAACTGAAGGAGCGTTAGAT AAAATCATGAATGGTATAGACGTCAAGAAACCGGTGCTTCAAATATTG GGTTACAAAAAAATACCAAAATCCATTAATACAGATGATCGATATAGATTACTTCTATCTGATGGGCAcagattaaattcattttcaatattgattactcagttaaataatttgataacaaATAATACTTTGACTGAATATTCAgtctgtaaaatattaaattatgcctTAACTTCAGTTAACAATAATGGAAAGGAAAG ACGTATAATGCTAGTACTTGATATTGAAGTGTTAGTTCCTGGCAGTAAAGTTGGCTGCAAAATAGGCAACCCAATTAAAACTGATGGCAAATCAGAACCTGAATGTGTAACTACATCTAATACATCTACATCTACATCTTGTCAAACTA atgatacaattaaaaaagatattttaaatcatcatACCTCTTACAATATGCCGACTATACCAATTGCAATATTAAGTCCTTATCAAAACAG gtGGGTTATCAAGGCTCGTGTAACAAATAAATCTGAAATCAAGACTTGGAGTAATTCTCGTGGACAAGGTAAACTTTTTTCCATGGATCTAATCGATGAAAGCAGTGAAATTCGATGTACTGCGTTCAATAATGTATGTGATAAATTCTATGACTTGATAAAA ActggtaatatatattatatttcacgatGTATATTGAAAACAGCGAATAAACAGTATAGCacattgaaaaatgattatgaGATGGCGATGACTGATGATACATATCTCTTGCTATGTCACGAAAACAGTGATACCATACCGATgcagcaatttaatttttgcccGATAAATTGGGTAAAAAATAAGGAGCAAAATGATATGATTG ATGTTTTGGGCGTTGTTACGACGTTTAGCGATGTGCAACACGTTGTACAGCGAACTACTGGCAGAGAACTTGTCAAGAGAGACGTCTATATTGTGGATGATAGTGGTGCAATG ATATGTGTCACATTATGGGCGAAACAAGCTGAAGACTTTGATGGTTATAATAATCCAATCTTAGCTATCAAGGGAGCACGTGTTGGTGAATTCAATGGCGGAAAAAATTTGTCTCTCATAAATTCATCCACACTTGTAAAAGATCCAAACATATCAGAAGCACATAA TTTGCGCAAATGGTACACCTCAGCAGGTCATTTGGAAAATGTGAAATCATTGTCTAAGCCAAGCGGAGGCGATTTCAATATGCCATTGTACACTTTTCAGGAAGCGACCAAAGCACGATTGGGAGAAAGACTGGATCTTGTAGATTCGTATAAGGTTGTGgcaactattaatttaattcgtgTGGAAAATTCTATCTATAAGGCGTGTCCCAtagatatttgcaaaaaaaag TTGATTGATCAATCTACTGGAATATTTAGATGTGAGAAGTGTAATAAAGATTATCCGAATTTCGTTTATCGTTTGCTCgcaaat ATGAACATAGCAGATTTAACAGGCAATCGCTGGATAATTGCCTTTAATGATGATGCTGAAAAGATATTGGGCATGTCGGCACAAGAATTgggaaaattgaaagaaaatgacAACGATGCTTATATGCAGAAATTAAATGAGGCGAATTTCAAGAGGTTCATGTTCACTTTAAGGGTAAAATCGGAAGTTTTTCAG GATGAGATGAGAATGAAACACACTTGTGCATCAATTGCaccattaaattataaaactcatGTGACACATTTGATAGATAAAATTTCCAGGCTGATACATATTAACAAATTGGAATCTGATTAA